The following proteins come from a genomic window of Streptococcus pneumoniae:
- a CDS encoding glycosyltransferase family 2 protein, whose translation MKLLSIAISSYNAAAYLHYCVESLVIGGEQVGILIINDGSQDQTQEIAECLASKYPNIVRAIYQENKCHGGAVNRGLAEASGRYFKVVDSDDWVDPRAYLKILETLQELESKGQEVDVFVTNFVYEKEGQSRKKSMSYDSVLPVRQIFGWDQVGNFSKGQYTMMHSLIYRTALLRASQF comes from the coding sequence ATGAAGTTATTGTCTATCGCCATTTCTAGCTATAATGCAGCAGCCTATCTTCATTACTGTGTGGAGTCGCTAGTGATTGGTGGTGAGCAAGTTGGGATTTTGATTATCAATGACGGGTCTCAGGATCAGACTCAGGAAATCGCTGAGTGTTTAGCTAGCAAGTATCCTAATATCGTTAGAGCCATCTATCAGGAAAATAAATGCCATGGCGGTGCGGTCAATCGTGGCTTGGCAGAGGCTTCTGGGCGCTATTTTAAAGTAGTTGACAGTGATGACTGGGTGGATCCTCGTGCCTACTTGAAAATTCTTGAAACCTTGCAGGAACTTGAGAGCAAGGGTCAAGAGGTGGATGTCTTTGTGACCAATTTTGTCTATGAAAAGGAAGGGCAATCTCGTAAGAAGAGTATGAGTTACGATTCAGTCTTGCCTGTTCGGCAGATTTTTGGCTGGGACCAGGTCGGAAATTTCTCCAAAGGCCAGTATACCATGATGCACTCGCTGATTTATCGGACAGCTTTGTTGCGTGCTAGCCAGTTCTAA
- a CDS encoding potassium channel family protein, translating into MSDRTIGILGLGIFGSSVLAALAKQDMNIIAIDDHAERINQFEPVLARGVIGDITDEELLRSAGIDTCDTVVVATGENLESSVLAVMHCKSLGVPTVIAKVKSQTAKKVLEKIGGDSVISPEYEMGQSLAQTILFHNSVDVFQLDKNVSIVEMKIPQSWAGQSLSKLDLRGKYNLNILGFREQENSPLDVEFGPDDLLKADTYILAVINNQYLDTLVALNS; encoded by the coding sequence ATGTCAGATCGTACGATTGGAATTTTGGGCTTGGGAATTTTTGGGAGCAGTGTCCTAGCTGCCCTAGCCAAGCAGGATATGAATATTATCGCTATTGATGACCACGCAGAGCGCATCAATCAGTTTGAGCCAGTTTTGGCGCGTGGAGTGATTGGTGACATCACAGATGAAGAATTATTGAGATCAGCAGGGATTGATACCTGCGATACCGTTGTAGTCGCGACAGGTGAAAATCTGGAGTCGAGTGTGCTTGCGGTTATGCACTGTAAGAGTTTGGGGGTACCGACTGTTATTGCTAAGGTCAAAAGTCAGACCGCTAAGAAAGTGCTAGAAAAGATTGGAGGTGACTCGGTTATCTCGCCAGAGTATGAAATGGGGCAGTCTCTAGCACAGACCATTCTTTTCCATAATAGTGTTGATGTCTTTCAGTTGGATAAAAATGTGTCTATCGTGGAGATGAAAATTCCTCAGTCTTGGGCAGGTCAAAGTCTGAGTAAATTAGACCTCCGTGGCAAATACAATCTGAATATTTTGGGTTTCCGAGAGCAGGAAAATTCCCCATTGGATGTTGAATTTGGACCAGATGACCTCTTGAAAGCAGATACCTATATTTTGGCAGTCATCAACAACCAGTATTTGGATACCCTAGTAGCATTGAATTCGTAA